The proteins below come from a single Chiloscyllium punctatum isolate Juve2018m chromosome 20, sChiPun1.3, whole genome shotgun sequence genomic window:
- the LOC140492295 gene encoding protocadherin gamma-A10-like translates to MRLKTCCLLNCEIVCCVLSWSLVLGQIHYSIPEELQIGAFVGNIAADLGLDLEQLSSRSLRISPGSRKLYVDVNFKNGDLFVKERIDRENLCASSLTCVLSVDAVLEHPLNLYQVAVEILDVNDNAPSFPKSQFRLEISEAAATGARFRLESAHDPDIGNNSIQTYQLLPNDYFTLDIQMHGGERKLPVLVLRRPLDRETVPMHRLNIIAKDGGIPIRSGTVQVAIIVKDANDNAPVFPQSVYRVNVLEAATVGTRIIRLNATDLDFGKNGEIIYSLSSHNSDIVWEVFEVDSKTGEIRVKGKLDYEENKAFEINVQAMDKGYDGVPSHCDVLVTIIDVNDNPPEVTLVSLSSTVSEDVPVGTVVALFSAADKDSGQSGHVQCQISERLPFKLDSSLKNYYRLLVDDLLDRENISSYDITLSCTDAGNPPLTTTKTIQVEVSDINDNVPRFSQRFYTANVMENNVIGSSIFSLTAFDPDVADNARLKYSIPETRVQNDSVSTYVSISSDTGVIFAQRPFDYEQMKNFQMQVQVRDSGSPSLTSNVSVNVIILDQNDNAPVIVHPLTEFGSTAVETISRFAEPGYLVAKVSATDADAGQNARLSYSIFQATQHNLFTISSNTGEIWTARPIVNRDASKQRLVIVVKDAGTPPLSASVTIILSMVGKDIETFSSVSSSSEGPASTPDLTFTLVISLGTISIVFLIILIVLAIKVHKSREAVGDRHCSLGVCCCVDTRKSLNGIQKASRNLQIPSNYIEVFGGDPLSQRFRYESCSTLQSMKTDFITSNTFRSSADNNFSRNQSNRKKSLEIINSQKCNNIVSSEVRCI, encoded by the coding sequence ATGAGACTTAAAACATGTTGCTTGCTAAATTGCGAGATAGTATGCTGCGTATTATCGTGGAGTCTCGTTTTGGGGCAGATTCATTATTCGATTCCTGAAGAACTGCAAATAGGCGCCTTTGTTGGAAATATCGCAGCCGATTTGGGATTAGATTTAGAGCAGCTCTCGTCTCGCAGTTTGCGGATTTCACCCGGGTCTAGGAAGCTGTATGTGGAcgtgaattttaaaaatggagATTTGTTTGTGAAGGAAAGAATTGATCGCGAAAACCTTTGTGCATCGAGTCTCACTTGTGTATTATCCGTGGATGCTGTGCTTGAACATCCCTTGAATTTGTATCAGGTTGCAGTTGAAATTCTCGATGTAAATGACAATGCTCCCAGTTTTCCAAAAAGCCAGTTCCGCCTCGAAATCTCAGAGGCTGCTGCAACTGGAGCACGTTTCCGCCTCGAGTCCGCTCATGATCCGGACATTGGAAATAACTCCATACAAACATACCAGCTGCTTCCGAACGATTATTTTACTCTCGATATACAAATGCACGGCGGGGAAAGAAAGCTACCCGTATTAGTGTTACGGAGACCATTAGATAGAGAAACAGTGCCGATGCACAGGTTAAATATCATAGCCAAAGACGGCGGGATTCCCATAAGGTCAGGTACTGTTCAAGTTGCAATAATAGTCAAAGATGCGAACGACAACGCTCCTGTTTTCCCACAGTCAGTTTATAGAGTCAATGTCTTGGAAGCAGCAACGGTGGGAACTCGAATAATCAGATTAAACGCCACTGACTTGGACTTTGGCAAAAATGGAGAGATAATATACTCGCTCAGTAGCCATAACTCTGACATCGTTTGGGAAGTTTTTGAGGTGGATTCAAAAACTGGCGAAATtagagtgaaaggaaagttgGACTATGAAGAAAACAAAGCCTTTGAAATTAACGTTCAAGCAATGGACAAGGGATATGATGGAGTGCCTAGTCACTGTGACGTGCTGGTAACTATTATTGATGTGAATGATAACCCTCCTGAAGTGACGTTGGTGTCTTTGTCCAGTACAGTTTCAGAAGACGTTCCAGTTGGGACTGTGGTCGCTTTGTTCAGTGCAGCAGATAAAGATTCAGGACAAAGTGGGCACGTACAATGTCAAATTTCAGAGAGATTGCCATTTAAATTAGATTCATCCTTGAAAAACTATTATAGACTCCTTGTTGATGATCTACTGGATCGGGAAAATATTTCCAGTTATGATATTACATTAAGCTGCACGGATGCAGGAAACCCTCCTCTCACAACGACGAAAACCATTCAAGTAGAGGTTTCAGATATAAATGACAATGTGCCACGGTTCTCACAGCGTTTTTATACTGCAAATGTTATGGAGAATAACGTTATTGGAAGCTCCATATTCTCATTGACAGCCTTTGATCCAGATGTAGCTGACAATGCTCGCCTGAAGTATTCTATCCCAGAAACTCGAGTTCAGAACGATTCGGTATCCACTTATGTTTCTATTAGCTCGGACACTGGTGTCATATTTGCTCAGAGACCTTTTGACTACGAGCAAATGAAAAACTTTCAGATGCAAGTTCAGGTCAGGGATTCTGGATCTCCATCGCTAACCAGTAATGTTTCAGTGAATGTTATTATCCTCGATCAGAATGACAATGCTCCCGTCATCGTTCATCCACTAACTGAGTTTGGATCGACAGCAGTCGAGACAATATCTAGATTTGCAGAGCCAGGATACCTGGTTGCCAAGGTATCAGCAACAGATGCTGATGCCGGTCAGAATGCTCGCCTTTCTTATTCAATTTTTCAGGCTACCCAACATAATCTTTTTACTATTTCATCAAATACTGGGGAAATTTGGACTGCCCGTCCTATTGTGAATAGAGATGCTTCCAAACAACGATTAGTGATTGTGGTAAAAGACGCTGGAACGCCACCACTTTCTGCCTCAGTGACAATCATTTTATCTATGGTGGGAAAAGATATAGAAACATTTTCCAGCGTCAGCAGCTCGTCTGAAGGTCCAGCTTCCACTCCTGATCTGACCTTTACCTTGGTAATATCCTTAGGAACAATTTCTATTGTGTTTCTGATTATTTTGATTGTTCTTGCTATTAAAGTTCATAAAAGCAGGGAAGCTGTAGGTGATCGACACTGTTCCCTTGGCGTCTGTTGCTGCGTTGACACGAGGAAATCTCTGAATGGAATTCAAAAGGCAAGTAGAAACCTACAAATACCCTCGAACTATATTGAAGTATTTGGAGGTGACCCGCTTTCTCAACGTTTCCGCTACGAGTCATGTTCAACATTGCAATCAATGAAGACAGACTTCATAACTTCGAACACATTCAGGTCATCTGCAGACAATAATTTTAGTCGGAATCAGTCTAACAGAAAGAAAAGCTTGGAAATTATTAACTCGCAAAAATGCAACAACATTGTAAGTAGCGAGGTGAGGTGTATTTAA